Proteins from a single region of Synergistaceae bacterium:
- a CDS encoding DUF501 domain-containing protein — MKTRLKIVDLGGKSLPFFYEEARPLDFFSVSRQTKGRKFDPNLVLGTASRCRLGCPRVILCAPLKIQTQGDGVRLMKKLSNRHDPLCSPVACLSTKSGFTASPEAPNANPYPLEIERKGFERLFTPFPTSFWLTCPWLVRMAGTAESKGGVRELERWIERYAYREWIAFNMDHQRTRIALLPRSMSGFLRRFEPSTLDLLYRGGVGGIQYRSRGEPARVKCIHLQVASWLALRRHPGRPWLEDQGLGQDCDGRLVEICKGR; from the coding sequence AAGATTGTAGATTTGGGGGGCAAGAGCCTCCCCTTTTTTTATGAAGAGGCGCGACCACTCGATTTTTTCTCCGTTTCACGGCAGACAAAAGGACGCAAATTCGATCCCAACTTGGTCTTGGGTACAGCGAGCCGATGCCGGTTGGGATGTCCACGCGTGATTCTCTGCGCGCCCTTAAAGATTCAAACTCAGGGGGACGGAGTCCGTTTGATGAAAAAACTAAGCAATCGACACGATCCGCTTTGCTCGCCGGTCGCCTGCTTATCGACCAAAAGCGGCTTCACTGCTTCTCCTGAAGCCCCCAACGCAAACCCTTATCCGTTGGAAATCGAACGAAAGGGGTTTGAACGATTATTTACCCCTTTCCCCACGTCCTTCTGGCTGACTTGCCCCTGGCTTGTGCGGATGGCCGGTACAGCGGAGTCCAAGGGTGGAGTCCGGGAATTGGAGCGCTGGATCGAACGCTACGCATATCGAGAGTGGATTGCTTTCAACATGGATCATCAACGGACGAGGATTGCTCTACTGCCTCGGTCTATGTCGGGTTTTCTGCGCCGGTTCGAGCCTAGTACCCTAGATCTCCTTTATCGGGGCGGTGTGGGAGGCATCCAATACAGATCGAGAGGAGAACCCGCGCGTGTAAAATGTATTCACTTACAGGTCGCGTCTTGGCTGGCGCTGCGTCGTCACCCGGGACGCCCATGGCTCGAAGATCAAGGCTTGGGACAAGATTGCGACGGCCGCTTGGTAGAGATTTGCAAAGGTCGCTAA
- the argH gene encoding argininosuccinate lyase, whose amino-acid sequence MWKGRFEEETAQVVLKFTQSLDLDWRLYDHDIRGSVAHTRMLGAVGLLSGDEAQQIEDGLNAIRREIRSGELEPSEQLEDVHMNVENRLIELLGPVGAKLHTGRSRNDQVATTIRLYLRDRLLDLQTALLSLLGALLDRAERHQNTVVSGYTHLQQAQPISLGHYWMAWFEAFLRDYGRLEFALASLDECPLGAGALAGSTLPLDRGMTSRLLGFGHPTRNSLDTVAQRDYMADYHHFAGLFAVHAGRMAEDMILYTSQEFGWLKLPDSFCTGSSIMPQKKNPDVLELVRGKTGQVLGHMMDLLITLKGLPMTYDRDLQEDKRGLFASLGTVDLVLEVLPPLIAKTEVNEASARAGLEKGFALTLATDVAEYLVVKGLPFRDAHWKMGQLVKYCLESQKPLTGLTLAEWQEKIPEVGPDIFSILNLEESVARRKTYGGTAFSQVAVQIEEGKERLIAKTKVLEAERERLKSYRI is encoded by the coding sequence ATGTGGAAAGGACGTTTTGAGGAGGAAACCGCTCAGGTGGTGCTGAAATTTACCCAGTCACTGGACCTGGATTGGAGGCTTTACGACCACGACATCCGGGGCAGCGTGGCCCACACGCGCATGTTGGGAGCTGTGGGATTGCTCTCAGGCGATGAGGCACAACAGATCGAGGACGGCCTGAACGCGATTCGCCGCGAGATTCGCAGTGGGGAGCTGGAGCCCTCCGAACAGCTCGAAGACGTGCACATGAACGTGGAAAACCGCCTCATCGAGCTTCTAGGCCCAGTGGGCGCGAAACTTCACACCGGACGAAGCCGCAACGACCAAGTCGCGACCACGATACGCCTCTACCTCAGGGATCGCCTTCTAGACTTGCAGACTGCCCTGCTTTCCCTTCTGGGGGCTCTCCTGGACCGGGCAGAACGGCACCAAAACACGGTAGTTTCGGGATATACTCATCTCCAACAAGCCCAGCCCATTTCCCTGGGGCACTATTGGATGGCCTGGTTTGAGGCGTTTCTGCGGGACTATGGCCGGTTGGAGTTCGCGCTTGCCTCCCTGGACGAGTGTCCCCTGGGGGCTGGGGCTCTGGCGGGTTCCACTCTGCCCCTGGATCGAGGGATGACCTCTCGGCTTCTAGGCTTCGGGCACCCTACCCGCAACAGCTTAGACACCGTGGCTCAGAGGGATTACATGGCCGATTACCACCACTTCGCCGGACTCTTCGCTGTTCACGCGGGGCGCATGGCCGAGGACATGATCCTCTACACCTCTCAGGAGTTTGGCTGGTTGAAACTTCCCGACTCTTTCTGCACGGGATCTAGCATCATGCCCCAAAAGAAGAACCCCGACGTGCTGGAGCTGGTACGGGGCAAGACCGGGCAAGTTTTAGGGCATATGATGGACCTGCTGATCACGCTGAAGGGGCTCCCCATGACCTATGACCGAGACCTTCAAGAGGACAAGCGGGGGTTGTTCGCCTCCCTGGGAACGGTGGATCTGGTTTTGGAGGTCCTGCCGCCCTTGATCGCCAAGACAGAGGTGAACGAAGCGTCGGCGCGGGCCGGGCTGGAAAAAGGCTTTGCCCTGACGTTGGCCACCGACGTGGCCGAGTATCTGGTTGTAAAAGGATTGCCCTTCCGTGACGCCCATTGGAAGATGGGGCAACTCGTCAAATATTGCCTGGAGAGCCAAAAGCCATTGACGGGGCTGACCCTCGCCGAATGGCAGGAGAAAATCCCGGAGGTGGGGCCGGACATCTTCTCGATCCTCAACCTGGAGGAAAGCGTAGCCAGACGAAAGACCTATGGCGGGACGGCTTTTTCTCAGGTCGCTGTTCAAATCGAGGAGGGAAAAGAACGTCTTATCGCGAAAACAAAGGTCTTGGAGGCCGAACGGGAACGATTGAAAAGTTATCGTATATAG
- a CDS encoding ATP-binding cassette domain-containing protein produces the protein MSVVTPNISLRDLSYILPDGRRLLENLNESFGKELAALVGRNGVGKTMLAKLMAGLLLPSSGSVLRNGSVFYLDQMTDPSVFGTVADLAQISEVLNAVRRVEKGESNPQDFDLADGNWDAEERAGQELCAAGLDYLTPDTPTSRLSGGECTRVALVGAFLSRADFLILDEPTNHLDVPNRRTLMAYLETWKKGLLVVSHDRELLGRMERVVELSSHGLKSYGGNYTFYRESKEREHQADLSRLEHAKTERKCMKSELQAAVERQRHRAAQGRKSAVNIGMPKVMLHAMRGSAEKTAGALQKLKTEKVEALATAEKEAFLKAGVEDAVVLIPPACFVHATKVVLRVEGIVLPYGAYRSPIDWTMTGPERAAIEGANGSGKTTLLRVLKGEIAPLAGTCQVKVPYTTLDQFAGVDEMDEKRSSVDLLRSWDENLDLREACTRLAQIGIAQERLKLPLGVLSGGERVKVMLLCAIHRKPSPQLLILDEPTNHLDLNSVESVEKLLNTYTGALIVVSHDIHLLENIGVTRKIRLAEANRNTSTSAKSP, from the coding sequence ATGTCTGTTGTTACACCGAATATTTCATTGCGTGATCTTTCTTACATTTTGCCGGATGGACGAAGACTTTTAGAGAACCTGAACGAAAGTTTTGGGAAGGAACTCGCCGCCTTGGTGGGCCGTAACGGCGTGGGCAAGACTATGCTGGCAAAGCTCATGGCGGGACTCCTTCTCCCTTCCTCCGGCAGCGTCCTGCGGAACGGCTCTGTTTTCTACCTCGATCAGATGACGGACCCGTCGGTTTTTGGAACTGTGGCCGATCTGGCGCAAATATCGGAGGTTTTAAACGCGGTTCGGCGCGTCGAAAAAGGTGAGTCAAACCCGCAAGATTTCGATCTAGCTGATGGCAACTGGGACGCCGAGGAACGCGCTGGTCAAGAGCTTTGCGCGGCGGGACTGGATTATTTGACGCCTGACACGCCCACCTCCAGGCTGAGCGGCGGGGAATGCACGCGAGTCGCCCTTGTGGGAGCTTTTCTTTCGAGGGCGGATTTTTTGATTTTGGATGAGCCTACCAACCACCTGGACGTTCCCAACAGGAGGACCCTTATGGCGTATCTGGAGACCTGGAAGAAGGGGCTTTTGGTGGTTAGTCACGACCGGGAGCTTTTGGGACGGATGGAGCGCGTCGTGGAGCTGTCGTCTCATGGACTCAAAAGCTACGGAGGCAACTATACCTTTTACAGAGAATCGAAGGAGCGGGAGCATCAGGCGGATTTGTCCCGTCTGGAGCACGCTAAGACAGAGCGCAAGTGTATGAAATCCGAGCTACAGGCTGCAGTCGAGCGTCAGAGGCATCGCGCGGCCCAGGGCAGGAAGAGCGCCGTCAACATAGGGATGCCCAAGGTGATGCTCCACGCTATGAGAGGGTCGGCCGAAAAGACTGCGGGCGCTCTTCAGAAGCTGAAAACCGAAAAGGTGGAGGCTCTTGCGACAGCCGAAAAAGAGGCGTTCCTGAAAGCCGGAGTAGAGGACGCGGTAGTCTTGATCCCACCCGCCTGTTTCGTTCACGCAACGAAGGTGGTTCTGCGGGTGGAGGGAATTGTCTTGCCCTACGGCGCCTATAGAAGCCCTATCGACTGGACGATGACCGGACCAGAGCGCGCAGCGATCGAGGGAGCCAACGGAAGCGGTAAAACGACGCTTCTGCGGGTTCTGAAGGGAGAAATCGCGCCTCTCGCCGGAACTTGCCAGGTGAAAGTGCCGTATACCACTCTCGACCAATTCGCCGGGGTGGACGAAATGGACGAGAAACGCTCCTCCGTGGATCTATTGCGCTCGTGGGACGAGAATCTCGATCTGAGGGAGGCGTGTACGCGGCTAGCTCAGATAGGAATCGCCCAAGAGCGACTGAAGCTCCCTCTGGGTGTTTTGAGCGGTGGAGAGCGCGTGAAGGTCATGTTGCTCTGCGCCATTCACAGGAAGCCTTCCCCCCAGCTTTTGATTCTGGACGAGCCCACGAACCACTTGGATTTGAATTCCGTCGAATCGGTCGAAAAGCTCCTGAACACATACACTGGGGCGTTGATCGTGGTTTCCCACGACATCCACCTCTTGGAGAACATCGGCGTAACGCGAAAAATACGATTGGCGGAAGCGAACCGAAACACGTCCACTTCCGCCAAGAGCCCATAA
- a CDS encoding FprA family A-type flavoprotein yields MYKPILVAKDTWWVGVNDYETDLFESLWPLPQGVAYNAYVILGEKTVAIDTVKGPWFDGYAGNVAEVLGGRPLDYLVVNHMEPDHAGVIGQLKRAYPGLELIANAKTLPLLKGYHGIEKDIVQVKDGESLDIGGHTLSFYTIPMLHWPESMVTFDATEKILFSNDAFGGYGAHEGGLFDDEKPRSRWEDEMLRYYATIVARYSGMVQTALKKLQGLQIEKIYPAHGTLFRHDVGQVVELYDLWSKQETERGVVVVYGSMYGNTRRMAEAVCQGISQGGVKDVRLYDASRSDPSLILRDIWRYKGLVLLSCTYNTLLFPSIDALCVKLVNRMPKNRVLGIAGSYSWSKGALNALRTYADTLKLERVGPEVEVFTAPTDTDLEQCVTLGNNMARATMCLRS; encoded by the coding sequence ATGTACAAACCGATACTTGTAGCCAAAGATACGTGGTGGGTGGGAGTCAACGATTACGAGACGGATCTTTTCGAGTCCCTCTGGCCGTTGCCCCAAGGAGTGGCCTATAACGCTTATGTGATTTTAGGAGAGAAAACGGTGGCCATCGACACGGTGAAGGGTCCTTGGTTTGACGGTTACGCTGGAAACGTGGCGGAAGTTTTAGGCGGACGTCCGCTGGACTACCTCGTCGTCAACCACATGGAACCCGACCACGCGGGGGTGATAGGGCAGTTGAAACGAGCATACCCCGGCCTCGAACTGATCGCTAACGCCAAAACCTTACCGCTGCTGAAGGGGTACCACGGCATCGAGAAAGACATCGTCCAGGTCAAGGATGGGGAGAGTTTGGACATAGGGGGACACACGTTGAGCTTTTACACCATCCCCATGCTCCACTGGCCGGAGAGCATGGTAACTTTCGACGCGACAGAGAAAATCCTTTTTTCCAACGATGCCTTTGGTGGTTATGGCGCTCACGAAGGAGGCCTTTTCGACGACGAGAAGCCTCGGTCTCGTTGGGAGGACGAAATGCTGCGCTACTACGCCACTATCGTCGCCCGGTATTCCGGCATGGTCCAGACGGCCTTGAAAAAGCTCCAGGGTCTCCAGATTGAAAAAATTTACCCCGCCCACGGCACCCTTTTCCGACATGATGTGGGACAAGTGGTGGAGCTTTACGACCTCTGGAGCAAACAGGAAACGGAGCGCGGCGTTGTGGTGGTTTACGGATCTATGTACGGCAATACCCGACGTATGGCCGAAGCGGTTTGCCAAGGTATTTCCCAGGGCGGAGTGAAGGACGTTCGCCTCTACGACGCCTCTCGTTCGGACCCGTCTCTGATCCTTCGAGACATTTGGCGGTACAAGGGTCTCGTCCTTTTGAGCTGCACGTATAACACCTTGCTTTTTCCCTCCATTGACGCGCTTTGCGTCAAATTGGTCAATCGGATGCCTAAAAATCGCGTTCTAGGTATAGCCGGCAGCTACAGTTGGAGCAAAGGCGCGTTGAACGCGCTGCGGACTTACGCCGATACCCTCAAGTTGGAGAGGGTTGGGCCCGAAGTGGAGGTCTTTACCGCTCCCACCGACACCGATCTGGAACAATGCGTCACCTTAGGTAACAACATGGCGCGCGCCACAATGTGCTTGCGCTCATAG
- a CDS encoding MFS transporter, with amino-acid sequence MRKRWFYVANALVGFLFLGLIYAWSVFVGPLESEFGWIRSQTSLNFSICMAFFCLGGLLSGRLLKSKTPRQVMLLSAGFILVGFLLTSQIRSLLELYIFYGVLCGLGVGAGYNTLLSATLSWFPDRTGLVSGVLLMGFGFGGSLLGSVAVVIMEAVGWRGTFVALGTGLAFLILLMALNTKNAPAGQTDLGDRAKGERDFLPQEMLRDSTFYAYYSRGMLVASIGLAMLGNAVPFAYSIAQDSVVAATIGGLISIFNGLGRVVGGVVFDRIGSRRTLLIGIWGTALAISVLIFAAVRESIMILTAGYILGGFFYGSNVPCNAGFIDKVYGQRYFAMNLSILNTYVLFSSFVGPYITGLLFAWTGSYVAPYTMLLVMCCVGFVAHLRVKRHYIPTE; translated from the coding sequence ATGAGAAAAAGATGGTTTTATGTCGCTAACGCGCTGGTTGGGTTTTTGTTTTTAGGGTTGATCTACGCTTGGAGCGTGTTTGTAGGGCCTTTGGAGTCGGAATTTGGCTGGATTCGTTCTCAAACATCTTTGAATTTTTCCATTTGCATGGCGTTTTTTTGCTTGGGCGGCCTGCTGTCAGGCAGGTTGTTGAAAAGCAAAACCCCGCGGCAGGTGATGCTCCTCTCCGCAGGATTCATTTTGGTGGGGTTTCTCTTGACCTCTCAAATACGGAGTTTGTTGGAACTCTATATTTTTTACGGCGTCCTATGCGGTTTGGGAGTCGGCGCTGGTTATAATACTTTGTTGAGCGCTACCCTGTCATGGTTCCCGGACCGAACGGGGTTGGTTTCTGGAGTTCTGTTAATGGGCTTCGGCTTTGGCGGATCTCTTTTGGGCAGCGTCGCCGTCGTCATAATGGAGGCTGTGGGCTGGCGCGGGACTTTTGTGGCACTGGGGACGGGATTGGCCTTTTTGATTTTGCTGATGGCGTTGAACACGAAAAACGCTCCCGCGGGACAAACCGATCTAGGTGACCGGGCCAAGGGGGAAAGAGACTTTCTACCCCAAGAAATGCTAAGGGACAGTACCTTTTATGCCTATTACTCAAGGGGCATGTTGGTTGCGTCTATCGGACTGGCCATGCTGGGAAACGCGGTTCCCTTCGCTTATTCCATCGCCCAGGACTCCGTGGTCGCGGCCACCATTGGAGGGCTCATTTCCATATTTAACGGTTTGGGTCGGGTTGTGGGGGGCGTTGTTTTCGACAGAATCGGCAGCCGAAGGACGCTTTTGATCGGTATTTGGGGAACAGCTCTGGCGATCAGCGTTTTGATTTTCGCAGCCGTAAGGGAATCGATCATGATTTTGACGGCAGGTTACATCTTAGGCGGTTTTTTTTACGGCAGCAATGTTCCTTGCAATGCGGGGTTCATCGACAAGGTCTACGGGCAACGGTATTTCGCCATGAATTTGAGCATTCTGAATACCTACGTCCTGTTTTCGTCTTTTGTGGGACCCTACATCACCGGGCTCTTGTTCGCTTGGACGGGATCTTACGTCGCCCCCTACACGATGTTACTCGTCATGTGTTGCGTGGGTTTCGTGGCGCACCTCCGCGTCAAGAGACACTATATTCCCACTGAGTGA
- the mce gene encoding methylmalonyl-CoA epimerase: MNPIVIDHIGVAVKNIEESLKFWEKTLSIKCAGVEEVAAQKVKTAFLPVRDTEVELLEPTADDSPVAKFIEKKGEGIHHLAIRVDDVQKSLDELKAQGIRLIDEKPRPGAGGAKIAFIHPSATGGILLELSER, encoded by the coding sequence ATGAATCCGATAGTAATCGATCATATAGGGGTAGCGGTGAAAAACATCGAAGAATCATTAAAATTCTGGGAAAAAACTCTGTCGATCAAGTGCGCTGGCGTCGAGGAAGTGGCGGCGCAAAAGGTCAAGACGGCGTTTCTTCCCGTGCGAGACACAGAGGTGGAATTGCTGGAACCTACAGCGGACGACAGCCCCGTGGCGAAGTTTATCGAGAAAAAAGGTGAGGGAATCCACCACCTGGCCATACGGGTGGATGACGTCCAAAAATCCCTGGATGAACTAAAAGCTCAAGGCATCCGATTGATCGACGAGAAGCCGCGACCGGGCGCGGGAGGGGCTAAAATCGCTTTTATCCACCCCTCGGCCACCGGAGGGATCCTTCTGGAACTATCGGAAAGGTAG
- a CDS encoding lysophospholipid acyltransferase family protein, protein MPQKLGKLNSALSKHLLSSVVAFFNLLPHVAATRLGSFLGIAIWAFSKRKVDKAEARCVSALGVGVTIARKIVRRSYANMGRSVVEFVRLPKLRLRLPSLVSIEGKEHLDEALGRGKGALLMTAHMGNWELAGARMVMEGYAITPIYTPQRNTVGVEDWVAHLRADGSKMKMVPSKGFALREAFRALRNGDVLTVLQDLDARKEGIIVPFLGVPASSATGIIKMHRRFGSPVVPVVALRDPDGIRHTVHIQRILSDLPDEEGNPFGVNMEKSLKICNNTLSGWIEEYPEQWMWLLDKWESVTCVEK, encoded by the coding sequence ATGCCTCAAAAACTGGGAAAGTTGAACAGCGCGTTGAGCAAACACTTATTGTCAAGTGTCGTCGCTTTTTTCAACCTGTTACCTCATGTTGCGGCCACGAGGTTGGGCTCGTTTTTGGGGATAGCGATTTGGGCCTTCAGCAAACGCAAGGTGGACAAGGCCGAGGCGCGCTGTGTGTCCGCTTTGGGGGTAGGGGTGACGATAGCAAGAAAAATCGTGAGAAGATCCTACGCCAACATGGGACGCTCTGTCGTGGAGTTCGTGCGGCTGCCGAAACTTCGTTTACGGTTACCCTCCCTGGTTTCGATCGAGGGCAAGGAACACCTCGACGAAGCCCTCGGACGGGGCAAAGGCGCCCTGCTTATGACGGCTCATATGGGTAACTGGGAGTTGGCAGGCGCTCGAATGGTGATGGAAGGATACGCGATAACACCTATTTATACGCCCCAACGCAACACAGTCGGCGTGGAAGATTGGGTTGCCCACTTACGCGCCGATGGATCGAAAATGAAAATGGTTCCTAGCAAGGGTTTTGCTTTGCGGGAAGCTTTTCGCGCTCTTCGCAACGGAGATGTCTTGACTGTTTTGCAAGACCTGGACGCCAGGAAAGAGGGGATCATCGTTCCTTTTTTGGGAGTGCCTGCCAGCAGCGCCACGGGGATCATCAAAATGCACCGCAGGTTCGGCTCGCCTGTGGTGCCCGTGGTGGCTTTGAGAGATCCCGATGGAATCCGCCATACTGTTCATATCCAAAGGATTTTAAGCGACCTTCCTGACGAAGAAGGCAATCCTTTTGGGGTTAATATGGAAAAGTCGTTGAAAATATGTAATAATACTTTAAGCGGATGGATTGAGGAATATCCTGAACAGTGGATGTGGTTGTTGGATAAATGGGAATCTGTCACTTGCGTCGAGAAATGA
- a CDS encoding endonuclease — protein sequence MSDLIDLIDLDGTADSLSGKMIMGVDPGRNKIGWALTTSKGSLILSGICLVSELDVFLKALNRPANEWEKELAVWTRERQSFVRKVGLGYVALGNGTGSREIESWFARFDLKIVLIEEKGTTLTARDLYWRFHSPTWWQKCLPRSLWIPPRKVDDLAAWSIALRSIRAPVFAGET from the coding sequence ATGAGTGATCTTATTGATCTTATTGATCTTGACGGAACAGCGGACAGTTTGAGTGGAAAAATGATCATGGGCGTGGACCCGGGGCGAAATAAAATAGGATGGGCATTGACAACATCCAAAGGTAGCCTGATCTTGTCGGGGATATGTCTTGTATCTGAGTTGGATGTGTTTCTAAAAGCGTTGAACCGCCCTGCCAATGAATGGGAAAAAGAGCTTGCGGTTTGGACGCGCGAACGACAGTCTTTTGTGCGTAAAGTGGGCTTGGGATATGTTGCTTTGGGAAATGGAACTGGTAGCCGAGAGATAGAGTCGTGGTTTGCGCGATTTGATTTGAAGATAGTTTTGATTGAAGAAAAGGGTACGACATTGACAGCCCGTGATCTTTACTGGCGTTTTCATAGCCCTACTTGGTGGCAAAAATGTTTGCCGCGGTCGTTATGGATTCCTCCAAGAAAAGTGGATGATTTGGCTGCGTGGTCGATCGCCCTACGGAGCATTAGAGCTCCCGTTTTTGCAGGAGAAACGTAA
- a CDS encoding chemotaxis protein CheX translates to MMADMDKLAVLVNTFGSSLISVGREVGLEVALNKAQVSQGVKVSNICAVSLIGIVGSGVQGTVIIMLNEDGFKAVVTAMSGGMIVPNKNDSVAMSVVGELSNMVSGRALIQAALAGVDVTPPQLIAGENIQNVPNQSPGIKCFTLPFVLQPAGTLYLVLSFNAS, encoded by the coding sequence ATGATGGCCGATATGGATAAATTAGCCGTTCTCGTTAATACATTTGGTTCATCTCTGATTTCTGTGGGACGTGAGGTCGGCCTTGAAGTCGCGTTGAACAAAGCTCAGGTTTCTCAGGGAGTGAAAGTATCCAATATCTGCGCCGTGTCTTTGATCGGCATTGTGGGCAGCGGAGTGCAAGGAACGGTGATCATCATGTTGAACGAGGATGGCTTCAAAGCCGTCGTCACTGCCATGTCAGGAGGTATGATCGTTCCCAACAAGAATGATTCTGTAGCGATGAGCGTTGTCGGCGAACTTTCTAATATGGTCAGTGGACGTGCTTTGATTCAAGCCGCTCTGGCTGGCGTGGACGTCACTCCCCCCCAACTCATTGCAGGAGAGAATATTCAAAACGTGCCGAATCAGTCCCCTGGAATTAAATGTTTTACGTTGCCTTTTGTATTGCAGCCTGCGGGGACTCTCTACTTGGTATTGTCTTTCAACGCCAGTTGA
- a CDS encoding patatin-like phospholipase family protein: MKKISRVFWGFSLLLCFMTPFATEAGVVLALSGGGTRGFAHIGVIEVLEEQGIPVVGIVGTSIGSLIGALNASGYRAKALREIIRELDLPALLSENTGPMFVFTGDDRRAKMSTVSTLTYKKQSGKRGGPLGILTGDKLFQYYGQLLRNIDATDFSELPIPYAAVAADIRTGEKVVLRSGSLPSAMRASMSIPALFEPWEIDGRLLVDGGLVSNLPIDTAKELFPGVPVIGVDVSDVPSKDRSIDTFVDVIDQALTIVMRRTTEEEVQHADLLIVPRVQEFSFLADNFTNDIIQRGREAALNAIDKIRALSDSAPDAILKPRTPSKPSIVQDVLIEGLPDPLNEQLRKQFLRWVGKPFDAEDVGEVVERLMAAPDIATVDYNLQHLDNDKVLLVLDVRRNPKLELGFSGYATNLDPYRWLYLKGTARGVFNELDSLRGVARIGDQWGFDLTYLTAPEPLSSWEVTLAAQKWKMDTFNEGKRDWERYAFGGQYLFRAGSVRMGVGMAYEHIEGHNDSDSVGPTFFAAYDTLDIPGDPTEGQAWRLNVWWPDTDEILYRITYFKPLEVGPMWRTYLRLGYAEGDTGTEGHGVYLGATEEVYSIAKHPIEAERMLWANIAFRRVLQRSIWGIVATEVFASYGYAMDKEYAKIAAPWEVGLAFSIPNNIINVKLAAMYGSEQFRFGFFLGVPIWDHYPLP, translated from the coding sequence ATGAAAAAGATTTCGCGTGTGTTTTGGGGATTCTCGCTTCTACTATGTTTCATGACGCCCTTCGCCACAGAGGCCGGGGTGGTTCTAGCGCTGTCCGGAGGAGGCACGCGAGGTTTCGCTCATATTGGCGTCATTGAGGTGTTGGAAGAACAGGGGATCCCCGTTGTCGGCATCGTGGGAACCAGTATCGGTTCCCTCATCGGGGCGTTGAACGCCAGCGGCTACCGCGCGAAAGCGTTGCGTGAAATTATCAGGGAGCTCGACTTGCCCGCCCTCTTGTCGGAAAATACGGGTCCCATGTTCGTCTTTACTGGAGATGACCGGCGGGCGAAAATGAGCACGGTCTCGACTCTCACTTACAAAAAACAGTCAGGGAAACGCGGCGGCCCTTTAGGGATACTGACGGGAGACAAGCTGTTTCAGTACTACGGACAATTGTTGAGAAACATCGACGCTACGGATTTCAGCGAACTTCCCATCCCCTACGCGGCCGTCGCGGCAGACATCCGAACCGGCGAGAAGGTCGTCCTGCGATCGGGCAGCTTGCCTTCCGCGATGCGGGCTTCGATGTCGATTCCCGCCCTTTTTGAACCCTGGGAAATCGACGGACGCCTCTTGGTGGACGGAGGGTTGGTCTCCAATCTGCCCATTGATACGGCTAAAGAGCTTTTCCCTGGTGTTCCGGTTATTGGTGTTGATGTCTCGGATGTTCCCTCGAAAGACCGTTCTATCGACACCTTTGTGGATGTCATTGACCAAGCGTTGACCATTGTCATGCGACGCACCACAGAAGAGGAAGTTCAGCACGCCGACCTCCTCATAGTTCCTCGGGTGCAAGAATTTTCTTTTTTGGCCGACAATTTCACAAACGATATCATTCAGCGGGGAAGGGAAGCGGCCCTCAACGCTATCGATAAAATCAGGGCTCTGTCGGACAGCGCGCCCGACGCGATTTTAAAACCTCGAACGCCCTCGAAACCTTCCATTGTCCAAGACGTGCTCATCGAAGGACTGCCAGATCCTCTTAATGAACAGTTGCGCAAGCAATTTTTGCGCTGGGTGGGCAAACCCTTCGACGCTGAGGACGTGGGGGAGGTCGTAGAACGGCTCATGGCGGCGCCGGATATCGCTACGGTGGACTACAATCTTCAGCATCTGGACAACGACAAGGTCCTCCTGGTGCTCGACGTTCGCAGAAATCCCAAGCTAGAGTTGGGGTTTTCGGGATACGCCACTAACTTAGATCCTTATCGTTGGCTTTACCTCAAAGGAACGGCGCGAGGCGTGTTTAATGAGCTAGACTCCCTGCGGGGGGTCGCTCGGATAGGCGATCAATGGGGTTTTGACTTGACTTATTTGACGGCCCCAGAACCTCTGAGTTCTTGGGAAGTCACCCTGGCCGCTCAAAAGTGGAAAATGGACACGTTCAATGAAGGCAAGCGAGACTGGGAACGCTATGCCTTCGGAGGTCAATATCTTTTCAGGGCGGGGAGTGTGCGTATGGGGGTAGGTATGGCCTATGAGCATATCGAAGGTCATAACGACTCCGATTCTGTGGGCCCCACCTTTTTCGCGGCCTATGATACCCTGGATATCCCAGGCGATCCTACTGAAGGGCAGGCTTGGCGTTTGAACGTCTGGTGGCCTGACACCGACGAAATCCTGTACCGGATCACCTACTTCAAGCCTCTGGAAGTAGGGCCCATGTGGCGAACTTACCTGCGGTTGGGGTACGCGGAGGGCGACACGGGCACGGAGGGACACGGCGTTTACCTGGGAGCCACAGAGGAAGTGTATTCCATCGCGAAACACCCCATCGAGGCAGAGCGTATGTTATGGGCCAATATCGCCTTCCGCCGCGTCCTGCAACGGAGTATATGGGGCATTGTGGCCACGGAGGTTTTCGCCAGTTACGGTTACGCTATGGACAAGGAGTACGCAAAAATAGCCGCGCCCTGGGAGGTGGGGTTAGCGTTCAGTATCCCCAACAATATCATCAACGTTAAATTGGCGGCGATGTATGGCAGCGAGCAATTTCGTTTTGGGTTTTTCCTAGGGGTTCCCATTTGGGACCACTATCCTTTGCCCTAA